The sequence GCATACGTGCGGCATTGTGTCAAAGGTAGGGACCGTTCGCCGTAGCGGTCCGAACCAGAATCATCCGGAAAAAACTTATTTGAAAGCACACTAGACCCGTCCTGTCTCTCCTTCAAAGGGATCAAAACAACTATGATTCTGTACCCATTATTCTGTTAAGAAAAAGAGACAGAATCATTAGTAACAAAATCATAGGGTTGGATTTTTGATCCGCCTAAAAAGTTTTCGATGAATACTACCACGTAGAAAGAATCGGACCCTAGAAGAAGAGTTATTATCTTTTCAGAAGTTAAATCAGCCACGCATATGTTTGATGATTCGTTTCACCGAATCACTGGCGTTGTCCAAATCTCCCTGATCAGACTCCCCTGCAAGCCGTAAAATTTTGTCGGGATGTTCTATTCAACAACAAGGAACAAAGTCGAAGATAGTTGGAGCCCCATAGACACTACAAGGGATACTGCGAGAACGCAGTCGCTCTAGCTGTAAATCTAAAATGGTTAGGTCCCTTGCCTCCGGCCACACGATGATTATGCAAAGTGAAGAAAAAAGCCGTCCCCATAGACGGTGACGGCTTTTGAAATAATTAGATGAAACGAAATTAAAGTTCCTCTTCGAGACTGAGGGCAGCCTGAATGATTTCAGAGAAGGACTTTGCGTCGAGAGCAGCACCACCAATGAGTCCGCCGTCGATGTCCTGCTGAGAAAGTAGCTCTTTTGCGTTTCCTGGTTTCATAGAACCGCCGTATTGAATGCGGATTTTTTGAGCAATTTCATCGCCAAACAAATCAACCAAAATTGCGCGAATGGCAGCGTGAACTTCCTGCGCCATTTTAGGGGTGGCCGTTTTCCCGGTTCCGATCGCCCAAACGGGTTCGTAGGCCAAGACCAGGTTTTCGGCATCTTTGTCCGATACATTCACAAGACCACCGCGTGTCTGTGTATCCACGACGCTGATAGTTTCACCGGCTTCGCGTTGTTCAAGGGATTCGCCAACACAAAGAATAGGTTTCAGATTTGCGGCAAAAGCAGCGAGAACCTTTTCGTTAATGAAGGCATCGGTTTCTTTGAAATATTCACGGCGTTCACTGTGTCCCAGAATCACATAGGCCGCATAGAAATAACGAAGCATCTCCGCGGAAATCTCACCGGTAAAAGCCCCGCTTGCGGCAGGGTGCATATTCTGCGCGCCGAGCTTGATGGGCGAATCTTCAAGGACTTTGGCCACAGCATCGAGGGATGTAAACGGCGGGCAAAGAACCACCTCGACTGCCGTCTGCCCATCCAGCTCTTTATTTATCGCGTCAGCGAGCTCCACCGACTCACCGGCGGTTTTGTTTAACTTCCAATTTCCTGCAATGATGTATTTGCGATGCTTTTCCATGATTAAAGAGTATTATGATTAAAGAGTATCGAGGGCTGAGACGCCGGGTAATTCTTTTCCTTCGAGGAAGTTCAAACTAGCACCTCCTCCGGTACTAATGAAAGAAACTTTATCGCCATTGCCACTATTCTTTATCGCTTTGACTGAATCCCCACCTCCAATGATGGAAATGGAATCTTGATTTGCGGCAACCGCATCGGCTATTGCGAAGGTACCTTTTGAACAGGCTTCGATTTCAAATACACCCATCGGGCCATTCCAAAGAACGGTTTTTGATTCCGCGACCACCTGCTTATAGAGTTCGATTGTCTTGGGACCAATGTCCACCCCTTCCCACCCATCCGGGATGTCACCTTCATTCATTTTAAGTGCACCCACTGACCGGGTTCCAAAATCGAGACTGTCGGTAATGACCGTATCGACCGGTAAAAGGAAAGAAACACCCTTTTCCTTGGCTTTTTCCAAAGCTGCCTGGGCGATATCGACCATATCCGGCTCTGAAAGGCTGTCGCCAACTTTTAGACCCTTTGCCAGGGCAAAGGTATAAGCCATGGCTCCACCAATCAGAATAGTATCGGCGCGGTCTAGAAGACGATCGATCACCTTGATCTTATCGGACACCTTTGCTCCTCCAAGAATGACAGTAAATGGTTTTACGGGGTCGTTGGTCTTTTCGCCGAGAAAGGCTAACTCACGCTCAATAAGTAGGCCACACACACTGGTATCTACATAGGCGGTAATTCCAGCGGTTGACGCATGGGCGCGGTGAGCCGTTCCAAATGCATCATTTACAAACACATCGGCGAGCGCTCCCAATTGCTTGGCAAATTCCGGGCTATTCGCCTCTTCGCCCGCGTGAAAGCGGACATTTTCAAGCAGTAAAATAGAGCCGGACTGCAGGGAATTCACAGCGGCCTCAACATCAGAACCAACACAGTCTTCAGCAAATTGAACCGGCATGTCCAGCTGAGCGGCCAGTTCCTCGGCTACCGGCTTTAAGCTGAACTCGGGATTCGCCTTGCCTTTTGGACGACCCAGATGACTTGCCAGAATAACTTTGGCGCCGGCTTCGATTAAATACTTAATCGTAGGTAGTGCAGCAACGACACGGGTGTTGTCACTCACTTTGCCATTTTCATCAAAGGGCACATTAAAATCGACTCTTACAAACACGCGTTTGCCTTGCACGTCGATATCGCGGATGGTTTTCGTTCTGGCCATATCCAAAAAATGTGAAGTTTTTACTGGTACTCACGTTAAGGCATGAGCGTCCTTTCTGGGTCAAAAAAGAAGCCGCGATCCAGATAAATGGTTCGCGGCTTCCAATTGACATTAAAGCATTAGAGGTAGGTAGCTACCTTCTTAAGTAGGTCTACACAACGGTTGGAGTAACCCCACTCGTTGTCATACCAGGCAACCAATTTGAAAAACGTATCTGACAAGGCGATTCCTGAACCGGCGTCAAAGATGGAAGACGCTGGACAGTGAATAAAGTCACTCGAAACAACCTGATCTTCTGTGTATTCCAAGATACCTTTTAAAGGTCCTTCAGAAGCTGCCTTGATGGTGGCACAAATTTCTTCGTAAGAAGTAGATTTTTCGGTCTTCACGGTTAGATCCACTACAGAAACAGTTGGAGTTGGAACGCGAAAAGCCATACCAGTAAGTTTACCTTGAACTTCAGGGATAACCAGGCCGACTGCCTTGGCGGCACCCGTTCCGGAAGGAATGATATTCAAAGCTGCGGTGCGGCCACCCTTCATGTCTTTAGGCGAAGGACCATCCACCGTTTTCTGAGTAGCGGTATAGCTGTGAACCGTAGTCATCAATCCTTCAACAATGCCGAAGTTTTCCAAAATCACTTTGGTCAAAGGAGCCAAGCAATTGGTTGTGCAAGAAGCGTTGGAGATCAGGTGATCATCCGCGGTCAAGGTCTCATCGTTAACACCCATAACAACGGTCTTAACGTTACCTTTTCCTGGTGCGGAAATAATTACCTTCTTGGCACCGGCATCGAGGTGACCTTGGGCTTTGTCGTCTGCAACGAATAGGCCGGTTGATTCGATAACGATATCAACGCCTAGTTCACCCCAGGGAAGCGCTGCGGGACCTTCCCGAACGGAAAGAACTTTGATGGTGTTGCCGTTAACAACGATGGTATCGCCGACGGCTTCAACGGAGCCGTTGAAGCGACCTTGAGTTGAGTCATACTTAAGTAAGTATGCCAGGTTTTCCGCAGGAACGAGATCGTTGATTGCAACAACGTTGAATTCTGTTCCCAGGAGGCCCTGGTCAACTAGTGCTCTGAATACCAGGCGACCGATCCGGCCAAACCCATTAATTCCAATATTTACTGCCATGGTTAGCTATCTTTTTAGGTTCTATTACTAGGAAATACGTAGTCAAAAAAGTGAAGGCGATAC is a genomic window of Verrucomicrobiota bacterium containing:
- a CDS encoding phosphoglycerate kinase → MARTKTIRDIDVQGKRVFVRVDFNVPFDENGKVSDNTRVVAALPTIKYLIEAGAKVILASHLGRPKGKANPEFSLKPVAEELAAQLDMPVQFAEDCVGSDVEAAVNSLQSGSILLLENVRFHAGEEANSPEFAKQLGALADVFVNDAFGTAHRAHASTAGITAYVDTSVCGLLIERELAFLGEKTNDPVKPFTVILGGAKVSDKIKVIDRLLDRADTILIGGAMAYTFALAKGLKVGDSLSEPDMVDIAQAALEKAKEKGVSFLLPVDTVITDSLDFGTRSVGALKMNEGDIPDGWEGVDIGPKTIELYKQVVAESKTVLWNGPMGVFEIEACSKGTFAIADAVAANQDSISIIGGGDSVKAIKNSGNGDKVSFISTGGGASLNFLEGKELPGVSALDTL
- the tpiA gene encoding triose-phosphate isomerase; translation: MEKHRKYIIAGNWKLNKTAGESVELADAINKELDGQTAVEVVLCPPFTSLDAVAKVLEDSPIKLGAQNMHPAASGAFTGEISAEMLRYFYAAYVILGHSERREYFKETDAFINEKVLAAFAANLKPILCVGESLEQREAGETISVVDTQTRGGLVNVSDKDAENLVLAYEPVWAIGTGKTATPKMAQEVHAAIRAILVDLFGDEIAQKIRIQYGGSMKPGNAKELLSQQDIDGGLIGGAALDAKSFSEIIQAALSLEEEL
- the gap gene encoding type I glyceraldehyde-3-phosphate dehydrogenase translates to MAVNIGINGFGRIGRLVFRALVDQGLLGTEFNVVAINDLVPAENLAYLLKYDSTQGRFNGSVEAVGDTIVVNGNTIKVLSVREGPAALPWGELGVDIVIESTGLFVADDKAQGHLDAGAKKVIISAPGKGNVKTVVMGVNDETLTADDHLISNASCTTNCLAPLTKVILENFGIVEGLMTTVHSYTATQKTVDGPSPKDMKGGRTAALNIIPSGTGAAKAVGLVIPEVQGKLTGMAFRVPTPTVSVVDLTVKTEKSTSYEEICATIKAASEGPLKGILEYTEDQVVSSDFIHCPASSIFDAGSGIALSDTFFKLVAWYDNEWGYSNRCVDLLKKVATYL